A genomic region of Janthinobacterium lividum contains the following coding sequences:
- a CDS encoding MarR family winged helix-turn-helix transcriptional regulator: MTAFDATSKRLQNIRTRMPGFPMELMRLLRMTYHIQKGMKDLTNAALKKHDLVDASYMVLAVLYGTDDETSNACTLGMACHEKPANLTRVCNDLETRGLIHRGTRPGDRRSVMISLTDKGRALIETALPDVYQETSALYEGFTDEELQVLDKLYMRQLRNLNNLNNQN, translated from the coding sequence ATGACCGCTTTTGACGCCACCTCCAAGCGGCTGCAAAACATCCGCACGCGCATGCCAGGCTTCCCCATGGAACTGATGCGCCTGTTGCGCATGACGTACCACATTCAAAAAGGCATGAAGGACCTGACCAACGCGGCGCTGAAAAAGCACGACCTGGTCGATGCCAGCTACATGGTGCTGGCCGTGCTGTACGGCACGGACGACGAAACCTCGAACGCCTGCACCCTGGGCATGGCCTGCCATGAAAAGCCGGCCAACCTGACGCGCGTGTGCAACGACCTGGAAACGCGCGGCCTGATCCACCGCGGCACGCGTCCCGGCGACCGCCGCTCGGTGATGATCTCGCTGACCGACAAGGGCCGCGCACTGATCGAAACGGCATTGCCCGATGTGTACCAGGAAACCTCGGCCCTGTATGAAGGGTTCACGGACGAAGAGCTGCAAGTGCTCGACAAGCTGTACATGCGCCAGTTGCGCAACCTGAACAATCTCAACAACCAGAACTGA
- a CDS encoding efflux RND transporter periplasmic adaptor subunit, with protein sequence MVSKLTRYAITLLLLAAALWIGKTVWDRYMESPWTRDGRIKADIVNISADVAGTVTDVLVRDNQVVQKGDVLFVVDKERYTSALAQADAVLAAQRTEQGRRGKEAQRRAGLDASIISTESRESAAFAASSASSQVQAAVAARALAQLNLERTTVRAPVSGYVTNLNVHKGDFAAVGAAKLAVIDSASYYVVGYFEETKLGMLAQDDKAEMNLMSGGTLHGHIESIARGITDRDAATGRELLADVNPTFNWVRLAQRVPVRIHIDEQPKGQLLVAGTTCTVVITPHSAPAPKPVAAHPA encoded by the coding sequence ATGGTAAGCAAACTGACCCGCTATGCAATCACCTTGCTGCTCCTGGCCGCCGCGCTGTGGATAGGCAAGACCGTCTGGGACCGCTACATGGAGTCGCCGTGGACGCGCGACGGCCGCATCAAGGCCGACATTGTCAACATCAGTGCCGACGTCGCCGGCACCGTCACGGACGTGCTGGTACGCGACAACCAGGTGGTGCAAAAGGGCGACGTGCTCTTCGTCGTCGACAAGGAACGCTACACGAGCGCACTGGCGCAGGCCGACGCGGTGCTGGCCGCGCAAAGGACGGAACAGGGACGCCGCGGCAAGGAAGCCCAGCGCCGCGCAGGCCTTGACGCCAGCATCATCTCGACGGAAAGCCGCGAAAGCGCCGCCTTTGCCGCCAGCTCGGCCTCGTCGCAGGTGCAGGCCGCCGTGGCCGCGCGCGCGCTGGCGCAATTGAACCTGGAACGCACCACCGTGCGCGCCCCCGTCAGCGGCTACGTGACGAACCTGAACGTGCACAAGGGCGATTTCGCCGCCGTCGGCGCGGCCAAGCTGGCCGTCATCGACAGCGCCTCGTACTATGTCGTCGGCTATTTCGAAGAGACCAAGCTGGGCATGCTGGCGCAGGACGACAAGGCGGAAATGAATCTGATGAGCGGCGGCACCCTGCACGGCCACATCGAGAGCATCGCGCGCGGCATCACCGACCGCGACGCCGCCACGGGCCGCGAACTGCTGGCCGACGTCAATCCCACCTTCAACTGGGTGCGCCTGGCGCAGCGCGTGCCCGTGCGCATCCACATCGACGAGCAGCCGAAAGGGCAATTGCTGGTGGCCGGCACCACTTGCACCGTGGTGATCACGCCCCATTCTGCGCCGGCGCCGAAGCCCGTGGCCGCGCACCCGGCATGA
- a CDS encoding DUF2244 domain-containing protein: protein MPRDHSREQPQWLLARHSALTARQLLRAYGLLCLFSLVIAAAFALRGLWYIPVFSFAELGLVAIALLHYLRHARDYEHIALRDGELIIEQVSAGRCRRHHFSPWRTRIAMPQGPRQLIRIKDVGQAGAHVDVGVFATPERRRQVAQELLALLPPPA from the coding sequence ATGCCACGCGATCACTCGCGCGAGCAGCCGCAATGGCTGCTGGCGCGCCACAGTGCCTTGACGGCGCGCCAGTTGCTGCGCGCCTATGGCTTGCTATGCCTGTTTTCCCTCGTGATAGCCGCCGCCTTTGCGCTGCGCGGCCTCTGGTACATTCCCGTCTTTTCGTTTGCCGAGCTGGGCCTGGTGGCCATTGCACTGCTGCATTATCTGCGCCATGCGCGCGACTATGAACACATCGCCTTGCGCGACGGCGAGCTGATCATTGAACAGGTCAGCGCCGGGCGCTGCCGGCGCCACCACTTTTCGCCGTGGCGCACGCGCATCGCCATGCCGCAAGGGCCGCGCCAGTTGATACGCATCAAGGATGTCGGCCAGGCTGGCGCGCATGTGGATGTGGGCGTGTTCGCCACGCCCGAACGGCGCCGGCAAGTGGCGCAGGAACTGCTGGCCCTGCTGCCACCGCCAGCGTAG
- a CDS encoding SDR family oxidoreductase, translating to MKEVILITGSSRGIGAATAQLAARQGYAVCINYVRDAQAAEALCARIVAEGGDAIAVQADVSDAQDVERLFAEVDARLGTLTALVNNVGVLEQKCRLADISVQRLERVLRTNVISYFLCCQQAVRRMSTANGGQGGRIVNVSSAAARLGSPGEYIDYAASKGAVDTLTLGLAKEVAAEGIRVNGVRPGIIYTEIHASGGEPGRVARLASGVPMQRGGQPEEIADAILYLLGPGASYVTGSILDVAGGR from the coding sequence ATGAAGGAAGTGATCTTGATTACCGGTAGCAGCCGCGGCATCGGCGCGGCGACGGCACAGCTGGCGGCGCGCCAGGGCTATGCCGTGTGCATCAATTATGTGCGCGATGCGCAGGCGGCCGAGGCGCTGTGCGCGCGCATCGTGGCCGAGGGGGGCGATGCCATCGCCGTGCAGGCCGACGTCAGCGACGCGCAAGACGTGGAACGGCTGTTTGCGGAAGTCGATGCGCGCCTGGGGACGCTCACGGCGCTGGTCAACAATGTGGGCGTGCTGGAGCAGAAATGCCGGCTGGCCGATATCTCCGTGCAGCGCCTGGAACGCGTGCTGCGCACCAATGTGATCAGTTATTTCCTGTGCTGCCAGCAGGCCGTGCGGCGCATGTCGACGGCCAACGGCGGGCAGGGCGGGCGCATCGTGAACGTGTCGTCGGCAGCCGCGCGCCTCGGCTCCCCGGGCGAATACATCGATTACGCGGCCTCGAAAGGCGCCGTCGATACCCTGACCCTCGGCCTGGCGAAGGAAGTGGCGGCCGAGGGCATCCGCGTCAACGGCGTGCGGCCCGGCATCATCTATACGGAGATCCACGCTTCCGGCGGCGAACCGGGACGGGTGGCGCGCCTGGCGTCCGGCGTGCCCATGCAGCGGGGCGGCCAGCCGGAAGAAATCGCTGACGCCATCCTGTACCTGCTGGGACCGGGCGCCAGCTATGTGACGGGCAGCATCCTCGACGTGGCGGGCGGGCGCTGA
- a CDS encoding DUF1656 domain-containing protein: protein MPREFALFGILIPTLLPLFILSIGLQTLLDRVLGWLGVYRMVWHPSLARLCIFIAIFGALALSLYK, encoded by the coding sequence ATGCCGCGTGAATTCGCCCTGTTCGGAATTCTGATTCCTACCCTGCTGCCCCTGTTCATCCTCAGCATCGGCCTGCAAACCCTGCTCGACCGCGTGCTGGGCTGGCTGGGCGTGTACCGCATGGTGTGGCACCCGTCGCTGGCGCGGCTGTGCATTTTCATCGCCATCTTTGGCGCGCTGGCTTTATCGCTTTACAAATAA
- a CDS encoding FUSC family protein produces the protein MTPATATKFTHGPLTRAAHWLALALQDWRATEGERWIYVGKTLIASFCALWLAYRLGLDSPSTAMTTTIILALPSSGMVLEKSFYRLCGTLLGCTAALTLIGLFPQQPVLLFAGLALWVGLCTSGSALHRNAQSYVYVLAGYTACMIVLPAIEQPMQVFALAVTRVAEVSLGIICSTAVSSVLLPRHQGTQVMRTVQARYGKFLTFCQDVLQQKLTPAQVELTHLQFAADVAALELGRSAALFEVTSKVSHVRAQNRKLHAFNATFMTALTTFYTFHRLFDRLQRDGETQVMQACAPLYAIVAEALQATPSQDSLDTMQLHLQTALAQARSDIDGATIAHAQRIDFDTVCELLERFARDMSRFHEVYFSLAHDTPLEISTPRAYAPKTPPALVIASGARAAISLALLALGAYFLAWPYASTAMLMAAVFCALASSSPRPIMMIRQVLAGFLIAMPLSLVCVYFVLVHGDGFPMLVLSFAPFLAVGLYLMTNPAKLGVGLGVSTFITQMAPTNLMHVDGAAFLNTGMALIVGLMLAALVFAVLLPEHTMGHKDHIGRALWREALHACTAPARRVKHRFDNRVRDLLSQLNAAAGPAPGEAARAVVRQALTLLEIGHSVIELRELIATARPGATRHALQQCVDHIAAWLRTRSETALQAALAATLQAGAVVRAAQTEAGATPERKQEQDLRLHTALADLHSIYTSLLDHMAPGAGDHHAA, from the coding sequence ATGACGCCAGCCACAGCAACCAAATTCACACACGGCCCCCTGACCCGGGCGGCCCACTGGCTGGCGCTGGCGCTGCAGGACTGGCGCGCAACGGAAGGCGAACGCTGGATCTACGTCGGCAAGACCCTCATCGCGTCCTTCTGCGCCCTGTGGCTGGCCTACCGCCTGGGTCTCGATTCGCCCAGCACGGCGATGACCACCACCATCATCCTGGCCCTGCCCAGCAGCGGCATGGTGCTGGAAAAAAGCTTTTACCGCCTGTGCGGCACCCTGCTCGGATGCACGGCCGCGCTGACCCTGATCGGCCTGTTCCCGCAACAGCCCGTGCTGCTGTTCGCCGGCCTGGCCCTGTGGGTGGGCCTGTGCACGAGCGGCTCTGCCCTGCACCGCAACGCGCAATCGTATGTGTACGTGCTGGCTGGCTACACGGCCTGCATGATCGTCTTGCCCGCCATCGAGCAGCCGATGCAGGTGTTCGCGCTGGCCGTCACGCGCGTGGCAGAAGTGAGCCTGGGCATCATCTGCTCGACGGCCGTCTCCAGCGTGCTGCTGCCGCGCCACCAGGGCACGCAGGTGATGCGCACGGTGCAGGCCCGCTACGGCAAATTCCTCACCTTTTGCCAGGACGTGCTGCAGCAAAAGCTCACGCCGGCGCAGGTGGAACTGACGCATTTGCAGTTTGCCGCCGACGTCGCGGCGCTGGAACTGGGCCGCTCGGCCGCCCTGTTCGAAGTCACCAGCAAGGTCAGCCACGTGCGCGCGCAAAACCGCAAGCTGCACGCCTTCAACGCCACCTTCATGACGGCGCTGACCACTTTCTACACCTTTCACCGCCTGTTCGACCGCCTGCAGCGCGATGGCGAAACCCAAGTCATGCAGGCCTGCGCGCCCCTGTACGCCATCGTCGCCGAAGCGCTGCAGGCGACGCCTTCGCAAGACTCGCTCGACACCATGCAGCTGCACCTGCAAACGGCCCTGGCGCAGGCCCGCTCGGATATCGACGGCGCGACCATCGCGCATGCGCAGCGCATCGATTTCGACACCGTGTGCGAACTGCTGGAGCGCTTCGCGCGCGACATGAGCCGCTTTCACGAAGTGTATTTCAGCCTGGCGCACGACACGCCCCTGGAAATCAGCACGCCGCGGGCCTATGCGCCGAAGACGCCGCCCGCGCTGGTGATCGCCAGCGGCGCGCGCGCGGCCATCAGCCTGGCCCTGCTGGCGCTGGGCGCCTACTTCCTCGCCTGGCCCTACGCCAGCACGGCGATGCTGATGGCGGCCGTGTTCTGCGCGCTGGCCTCGTCCTCGCCGCGTCCCATCATGATGATCCGCCAGGTGCTGGCGGGCTTCCTCATCGCCATGCCGCTGTCGCTCGTGTGCGTGTATTTCGTGCTGGTGCACGGCGACGGTTTCCCCATGCTGGTACTGAGTTTTGCGCCCTTCCTCGCCGTCGGCCTGTACCTGATGACGAATCCCGCCAAGCTGGGCGTGGGCCTGGGCGTGTCGACCTTCATCACGCAGATGGCGCCGACGAATCTGATGCATGTCGATGGCGCGGCCTTCTTGAACACGGGCATGGCCCTGATCGTGGGCCTGATGCTGGCGGCCCTCGTGTTTGCCGTGCTGCTGCCCGAGCACACGATGGGCCACAAGGACCACATCGGCCGTGCCCTGTGGCGCGAAGCGCTGCATGCGTGCACGGCGCCGGCGCGAAGAGTCAAGCATCGTTTCGACAACCGCGTGCGCGACTTGCTCAGCCAGCTCAATGCGGCGGCCGGACCGGCGCCGGGCGAGGCTGCGCGCGCCGTCGTGCGCCAGGCCTTGACCTTGCTGGAAATCGGCCACTCGGTGATCGAATTGCGCGAACTGATCGCGACGGCCCGGCCAGGCGCCACGCGCCACGCGCTGCAGCAGTGCGTGGACCACATCGCCGCCTGGCTGCGCACGCGCAGCGAAACGGCACTGCAGGCGGCGCTGGCAGCCACCCTGCAGGCGGGCGCCGTCGTGCGCGCGGCCCAGACGGAAGCCGGTGCGACACCAGAACGCAAGCAGGAGCAAGACCTGCGCCTGCACACGGCGCTGGCCGACCTGCATTCGATCTATACCTCATTACTCGACCATATGGCGCCTGGCGCCGGAGACCACCATGCCGCGTGA
- a CDS encoding ester cyclase: MPAPVLAPAILALSLLAAAPAHAAVNLPMPAHLAGAAATDKVVLAARRYAAFWQSGDPALARLALADDFNDRTLPAGRAQGLAGPLQASDVFHAAVPDLQVAIEDMLVAGDRVSLRLHFTGRFTGVFPTPQGPLQGQGQAIDFHAFDLYQVNAQGRISDNWHLEDNLTLLRQLGVLAP; encoded by the coding sequence ATGCCCGCACCTGTTCTTGCCCCCGCCATCCTGGCCCTTTCTCTGCTGGCTGCCGCGCCAGCCCATGCCGCCGTAAATCTGCCCATGCCGGCCCACCTGGCCGGCGCCGCTGCCACCGACAAGGTGGTACTGGCGGCGCGCCGCTATGCCGCGTTCTGGCAGAGCGGCGACCCGGCCCTGGCGCGCCTGGCGCTGGCCGATGATTTCAACGACCGCACCTTGCCCGCCGGGCGTGCGCAGGGATTGGCCGGTCCGCTGCAGGCATCTGACGTGTTTCATGCGGCCGTGCCGGATTTGCAGGTGGCCATCGAGGACATGCTGGTGGCCGGCGACCGGGTCAGCCTGCGCCTGCATTTCACGGGGCGCTTCACGGGCGTCTTCCCCACGCCGCAGGGACCCTTGCAGGGACAGGGGCAAGCCATCGATTTCCATGCCTTCGATCTGTACCAGGTCAATGCGCAGGGCCGCATCAGCGACAACTGGCACCTGGAAGATAATCTGACCCTGCTGCGCCAGCTGGGCGTGCTGGCGCCCTGA
- a CDS encoding efflux transporter outer membrane subunit, with the protein MSLHRRLLAASLILALSACADMGHIAPQSAMLDANKLQASQAMDAAASAAIQWPRTQWWQDLHDPQLNRLMEQALADSPTLRGAQARVRQAEALAGAAEDKTRPQADANVSINRELYSQHGSTPAPLAGNYAWRNQATVTASYDLDLWGRNRAALSAALGDVQMASAESQMARLALETALVRTYIQLSYEFQLQDVIERSLAQRARILDITRQRKAAGIGTDIDVAQIETTLPAGHRQLEQSAESLALLRNQLAALSGKGPAAGAALTRPVLRLDQPLAIPAALPADLIGRRPDIAAQRWRVEAAAQRIDAAKAEFYPNVNLVAFAGFQAFGFSHFLDANSQVRGASPALSLPIFAGARLRAQLGSQTAVYDGAVEQYNATVINAMSDVANAVTRAQSLAKQHQLTVQALATAQRARDLAEKAYKAGMSDAINMLNTQVALLAEEQQQAQNGARELDLYVSLMNALGGGI; encoded by the coding sequence ATGTCCCTGCACCGCCGTTTGCTTGCCGCCAGCCTGATCCTTGCCTTGAGCGCTTGCGCCGACATGGGCCATATCGCGCCGCAATCGGCCATGCTCGACGCCAACAAGCTGCAAGCGAGCCAGGCCATGGATGCCGCCGCCAGCGCCGCCATCCAATGGCCGCGCACGCAATGGTGGCAAGACTTGCACGATCCCCAATTGAACCGCCTGATGGAGCAGGCGCTGGCCGACAGTCCCACCCTGCGCGGCGCCCAGGCGCGCGTGCGCCAGGCCGAGGCGCTGGCCGGCGCGGCCGAGGACAAGACCCGTCCGCAAGCGGACGCGAATGTCTCCATCAACCGCGAACTGTATTCCCAGCACGGCAGCACCCCGGCGCCGCTGGCCGGCAACTACGCCTGGCGCAACCAGGCCACCGTCACGGCCTCGTACGACCTGGACCTGTGGGGCCGCAACCGCGCCGCCCTGTCCGCCGCCCTGGGCGACGTGCAGATGGCGTCGGCCGAATCGCAGATGGCCCGCCTGGCCCTGGAAACGGCGCTGGTGCGCACCTACATCCAGCTGTCGTATGAATTCCAGCTGCAGGACGTGATCGAACGCAGCCTGGCGCAGCGCGCCCGCATCCTCGACATCACGCGCCAGCGCAAGGCCGCCGGCATCGGCACGGACATCGACGTGGCGCAGATCGAAACCACCTTGCCGGCGGGACACCGCCAGCTGGAACAGTCGGCCGAATCGCTGGCCCTGCTGCGCAACCAGCTGGCGGCCCTGTCGGGCAAGGGCCCCGCAGCCGGTGCGGCGCTCACGCGGCCCGTGCTGCGCCTGGACCAGCCGCTGGCCATTCCCGCCGCGCTGCCGGCCGACCTGATCGGCCGCCGTCCCGACATCGCCGCCCAGCGCTGGAGAGTCGAAGCGGCGGCGCAGCGCATCGATGCCGCCAAGGCCGAGTTCTACCCGAACGTCAACCTGGTGGCCTTTGCCGGCTTCCAGGCCTTCGGCTTCAGCCACTTTCTCGACGCCAATTCGCAGGTGCGCGGCGCCTCGCCCGCACTGAGCCTGCCCATCTTCGCCGGCGCCCGCCTGCGCGCCCAGCTAGGCAGCCAGACGGCCGTGTACGACGGCGCCGTGGAGCAATACAACGCCACCGTCATCAACGCCATGTCGGACGTGGCCAACGCCGTCACCCGCGCCCAGTCGCTGGCCAAACAGCACCAGCTGACCGTGCAGGCGCTGGCCACGGCGCAGCGCGCGCGCGACCTGGCGGAGAAGGCCTACAAGGCAGGCATGAGCGACGCCATCAACATGCTCAACACGCAAGTGGCGCTGCTGGCGGAAGAACAGCAGCAGGCGCAGAATGGGGCACGCGAGCTCGATCTGTACGTTTCCTTGATGAATGCACTGGGAGGCGGCATCTGA
- the mgrA gene encoding L-glyceraldehyde 3-phosphate reductase has product MTYHAAENRYDSMQYRTCGRSGLKLPLLSLGLWHNFGDSNSLASQRDMLRTAFDLGITHFDLANNYGPPYGSAESNFGKLLRDDFLPYRDELIISTKAGWDMWPGPYGQGGGSRKYVLASLDQSLQRLGLDYVDIFYSHRYDADTPLEETMGALATAVQQGKALYVGLSSYSPQKTAEAAKLLKEWKVPCLIHQPAYNMLNRWIEEDGLLDTLQEQGMGCITFTALAQGLLSDKYLDGVPQDARVNRPGGGSLLQKHLSAENLARVRALNQIAAQRGQTLAQMALAWVLRDPRVTSTLIGASSSAQIRENVAALQQLSFTADELAAIDVQAREGHINLWEGPSRAV; this is encoded by the coding sequence ATGACCTACCACGCCGCCGAGAACCGCTACGACAGCATGCAATACCGCACCTGCGGGCGCAGCGGGCTCAAACTGCCGCTGCTGTCGCTGGGACTGTGGCACAACTTTGGCGACAGCAACAGCCTCGCTTCCCAGCGCGACATGCTGCGCACGGCGTTTGACCTGGGCATCACACATTTCGACCTGGCGAATAACTACGGCCCACCGTATGGCAGCGCGGAAAGCAATTTCGGCAAGCTGCTGCGCGACGATTTTTTACCATACCGCGATGAACTGATCATTTCCACCAAGGCAGGCTGGGACATGTGGCCGGGCCCGTACGGCCAGGGCGGCGGTTCGCGCAAATATGTGCTGGCCAGCCTGGACCAGAGCTTGCAGCGCCTGGGCCTCGACTACGTCGACATCTTTTACTCGCACCGCTACGACGCCGACACGCCGCTGGAAGAAACCATGGGCGCGCTGGCCACGGCCGTGCAGCAGGGCAAGGCGCTGTACGTGGGGCTGTCGTCGTATTCTCCGCAAAAGACGGCCGAGGCGGCCAAACTGCTGAAAGAATGGAAAGTGCCGTGTCTGATCCACCAGCCGGCCTACAATATGCTCAACCGCTGGATCGAGGAAGACGGCTTGCTCGACACCCTGCAGGAGCAAGGCATGGGTTGCATCACGTTCACGGCGCTGGCGCAGGGGCTGCTCAGCGACAAATACCTCGATGGCGTGCCGCAGGATGCGCGCGTCAACCGCCCCGGCGGCGGTTCGCTGCTGCAAAAGCACCTGAGCGCGGAAAACCTGGCCCGCGTGCGCGCGCTGAACCAGATCGCCGCGCAGCGGGGGCAAACCCTGGCGCAGATGGCGCTGGCCTGGGTGCTGCGCGATCCCCGCGTCACCTCGACCCTGATCGGCGCCAGCAGCAGCGCGCAAATCCGCGAAAACGTGGCCGCGCTGCAGCAATTGTCATTCACGGCCGACGAGCTGGCCGCCATCGACGTGCAGGCGCGCGAAGGGCATATCAATCTGTGGGAAGGCCCGTCGCGGGCCGTGTAA
- a CDS encoding LysR substrate-binding domain-containing protein, whose protein sequence is MIRSGGAGRLAEIALFLDAAVLGSFSAAGRKHGLSPAAASAAIARLETALGVTLFERTTRQLRLTEEGLHYRHYSEQALDLLAQAEDGLHAGGAGVRGVVRISAPSDIGRQLLLPMLDRFAAQHPQVRHALTLTDATARLVQDDIDLAIRYGELPDSDMVARLLHPGRRVVCVSPALAARVGMPATPRDLAMLPALVLTAGDGAPQEWRYREDGKRHSLRPQGAWHSNDGEIIRRWAVAGHGYAYKSLLDIGGDLSAGRLQTVLDDYFADSVPLNLLYRRSRFQPPRVALLIEFLLQQFAALPAQG, encoded by the coding sequence ATGATCCGCAGCGGCGGCGCCGGGCGCCTGGCGGAAATCGCCCTGTTCCTCGACGCCGCGGTGCTGGGCAGTTTTTCCGCGGCGGGCCGCAAGCACGGCCTGTCGCCGGCCGCCGCCAGCGCCGCCATCGCGCGCCTGGAAACGGCGCTGGGCGTCACCCTGTTCGAGCGCACCACGCGCCAGCTGCGCCTGACGGAAGAGGGTTTGCACTACCGCCATTACAGCGAACAGGCGCTGGACTTGCTGGCGCAGGCCGAAGACGGCTTGCACGCAGGCGGCGCCGGCGTGCGCGGCGTGGTGCGCATCTCGGCGCCGTCCGACATCGGCCGCCAGCTGCTGCTGCCGATGCTCGACCGCTTTGCCGCCCAGCACCCGCAGGTGCGCCATGCGCTGACCTTGACGGACGCCACGGCCAGGCTGGTGCAGGACGACATCGACCTGGCCATCCGCTACGGCGAACTGCCCGACAGCGACATGGTGGCGCGTTTGCTGCACCCTGGCCGGCGCGTCGTGTGCGTATCTCCCGCGTTGGCCGCCAGAGTGGGCATGCCGGCCACGCCGCGCGACCTGGCGATGCTGCCGGCCCTCGTGCTCACGGCGGGCGACGGTGCGCCGCAGGAGTGGCGCTACCGCGAGGATGGCAAGCGCCATAGCCTGCGCCCGCAAGGCGCCTGGCACAGCAACGACGGCGAAATCATCCGCCGCTGGGCCGTGGCCGGCCATGGCTATGCCTACAAATCCCTGCTCGACATCGGCGGCGACCTGTCCGCCGGACGCCTGCAGACGGTGCTCGACGATTACTTTGCCGATAGCGTCCCCCTGAACCTGCTGTACCGGCGCAGCCGCTTCCAGCCGCCGCGCGTGGCCCTGCTGATCGAATTCCTGCTGCAGCAGTTCGCGGCCCTGCCGGCGCAAGGCTAG
- a CDS encoding DUF4148 domain-containing protein, with translation MQAKSLIAALFAITTATSAFAQSAAPAAASQQLTRADVTAEYIRARNAGEIATSEVDYPKTPATAASNVTREQVMAEFYAARKAGLIPQTEADFDVAQTAKHVVK, from the coding sequence ATGCAAGCCAAATCACTCATCGCAGCATTGTTTGCCATCACCACCGCCACGTCGGCTTTCGCTCAAAGCGCCGCGCCAGCCGCTGCCAGCCAGCAACTCACACGCGCCGACGTCACGGCCGAATACATCCGTGCCCGCAACGCCGGCGAAATCGCCACCAGCGAAGTCGACTACCCGAAAACGCCTGCCACCGCCGCCAGCAACGTGACGCGCGAACAAGTCATGGCCGAGTTCTACGCCGCCCGCAAGGCTGGCCTGATCCCGCAAACGGAAGCGGACTTTGATGTCGCGCAAACGGCAAAACACGTCGTGAAATAA
- a CDS encoding thiol:disulfide interchange protein DsbA/DsbL: protein MRFLRFLRPLLAAVTLVAATGGAMAADTGFTTLPTPVRTDTGKKVEVVEYFMYSCPHCYALDPLMHDWVKKQGDKIAFRRIHLAFNGPKDPQAHAYATLEAMGQLDQFHDKIFRAIHVERNRLNRDDAILDLLVKNGIDKAKYLDMFNSFGVQTKLKRNEQLITASKIDSAPTIVIDGRFVTSPAQLSRPGQSEPQTQTATLRVMDELVARVLKERAPAPAKK from the coding sequence ATGCGTTTTCTGCGTTTCTTGCGTCCCCTGCTTGCCGCCGTCACCCTGGTGGCGGCCACCGGCGGCGCCATGGCGGCCGATACCGGCTTTACCACGCTCCCGACGCCAGTGCGCACGGACACGGGCAAGAAGGTGGAAGTGGTCGAGTACTTCATGTATTCCTGCCCGCATTGCTACGCGCTCGATCCGCTGATGCACGACTGGGTCAAGAAGCAGGGCGACAAGATCGCCTTCCGCCGGATCCACCTGGCCTTCAATGGCCCGAAGGATCCGCAGGCGCACGCCTATGCCACCCTGGAAGCGATGGGCCAGCTGGACCAGTTCCACGACAAGATCTTCCGCGCCATCCACGTCGAGCGCAACCGCCTGAACCGCGATGACGCCATCCTCGACCTGCTGGTCAAGAACGGCATCGACAAGGCGAAATACCTGGACATGTTCAATTCCTTCGGCGTGCAGACCAAGCTGAAACGCAATGAACAGCTGATCACGGCCAGCAAGATCGACAGCGCGCCGACCATCGTCATCGATGGCCGCTTCGTGACGTCGCCGGCGCAGCTGTCGCGTCCGGGGCAGTCCGAGCCTCAGACCCAGACAGCGACCCTGCGCGTGATGGATGAACTGGTGGCGCGCGTGCTGAAAGAGCGCGCCCCGGCGCCAGCGAAGAAGTAA